A region of the Ornithinimicrobium ciconiae genome:
GGCTCGTGCCGCCCGCAAGGCCGGCGACAAGCGGACGCTGCGCGAGCTCCGGGTCGCCGTGGCGATGTCTTTGCTGTTGCACGGCACGCTCGACTTCGACGGCATCAGCGACGACCCCAACACGCTCACTGTGGAACAGTCCGACCAGCTCACCAAGATTCTGTATGCCTTGCCAGCGGCAAACCTGCAGGTCATCGTCCCGTTCGGGGCGATCTTCGGTGACACCCTGCCCGGCATGGGGAGCACGGGAAGCCCGCTCGGCTCGCACGGCGTGAACGACGCGCCGGACGTGGCTGCTGACCTTGGCGGCGAGGTGACTACCGGTCTGGTGGGCGGCCCTGCTGCCGCCCCTCCGGGCCCGGCTGAGCCATCCACGCCCGGGACCAGGGGTGATCCCTGCCCGACTCCGCCTGCCAGCCAAGGCAGGACCCCGCCCGCCAGCCAAGGCAGGACCCCGCCCGCCAGCCAAGGCAGGACTCCGCCTGCCAGCCAAGGCAGGACCCCGCCCGCCAGCCAAGACAGCGTCCGGCCGAATGCTGTGGGTGAGGTGATCGGGAAGCGCCCAACCTTCCTGAGCAGCAGTGAGCTGTGGGAGTTGATGTTGACCCCAGGTTCGGCGTTCTACCGCCTCCTGGTCGACCCGGTCACTGGTCGCTGTGTGGAGAAGTCTGCGAAGGGCTACCGGTTCACAGCTGCCCAGCGGGAACAGATCATGGCCGCCGACGGGTTCTGTCGGGCTCCGGGATGCCTGCAGCCGGCCTGGCTCTGCCAGATCGACCACGTCCAGGAGTACGGCACCCCGGGAGGTGACACTTCCGAGGCGAATGCGCAATCGGTGAACGACCAGCACCACAACCTCAAGACGATGAAGTTGTGGGACGCGGTGATCAACAAGCACCGCGATGTCACCTGGACCACCTTGCTGGGTCGGATCTACACGACGAAGGCCCATGACTACACGCAGTACACCAAGCTCCTCACCGCAGCGACGCAGTTCGTCAACGCTCCCGAGGGACCTGACACGACCACGGGTGTCGCACCCGATCGGACCGACCGTCAGGCGGGCGTGTGTGCCGGCCAGGAGGAATCGCGCACCAGAGATGACTGTGCGGATCAGGATCGGGCGGATCGGGCGGATCGAGTGGGTGAGGCTATCTACCGAGCCCTGTCCTACCGGTTCGCGGGGGAGGAGTTGCTCCGTGATGACGACTGGTCCGAGGACGAGGCTGCGTTCTACGGGTGGCCGTTGATCACCTTGACCCACCGCAATGCCAATGGTCGGCGCGTCTTCGAACCTGACCCGGCCACCCTCGCTGAGGCGCGCCGCACCCGCTCCGCCGCGTCAGAGGGCGAGGGGCCTCCAACGGACCGGGACGCCGCACTACTGGACGGCATCGACCTGTCTCAGGCGGTGGATCTCTCCACCATTGATGAGTCGAGGCCAGCTGCGACGGCCCCGGAGATGGCGGCCTCCGACCCCTTCGGCCCCTCCGACTCCTTCGGCCCCAGCAGGTTCCCCGTCTGGGACACCACGGACGACTCAGAGCCGCCCTTCTGATCTCCGGCGGGCGCCACGTCCATCCGGCCACGGCCTTGCCCCTCAGGTGAGAGTCAGGACTGTGTGAACTGCATCAGTTCAGCTAGGGCACCGGCCAGCGGGGTGTCTGGGAGACGGAGCGCGGTGCCTGGAGACGGAGCGAGGTGCCTGGGAGGCGGAGCGAGGTGCCTGGGAGACGGCTAGGAGCGACGAGCGATGTGCGCCGCGACGATGCGGTTGATGAGCTCGACCGGCCAGTCGTCGGCATACCGAAAGTGCAGGGTGCCCTTTCCCTTGCGGTAGGGCTCAAGGTCCTCGGTGAGCGCCGCGTCGGTCCCGGACTCCGGCACCGGATAGATCGCGAGGTGCTCCTCCCACAGCCCCACGTGCAGCAGGACCTTCGCGTCGACGAAGAAGGTCGGCATCTTGTAGGACAGCCGCTCGCTCACGCGAGACGGCGGCAGCTGGGCGTGAACAGCCGAGCGGATCAGCGCATATCTGTCCTGACCCGGGGGCGGAGACTGCTCCAGGTAGGCGCGCACCGCTGTCTCGTCGGCCCCTTCGGAACGCTTGCCTGCCATGAGGATCAGTGTGGCGCCACCACGCCTGGAGCGCGATCCGGACGACAGAACGCGCGTCAGACTTGGTGGAACGGGGCGGACGCGGCTCGCCCGACCGACTACGGGCGCAGTCCTCGTCAGTCCTGGCTGAAGGCTGAGTCGAACGATGCCGTCGCGGGGGAGTAGTCGAACTTCTTCAGGAAGGCCAGGGCCTCGGGTGCGCCCTCGAGACGGTCCATGCCGGCGTCCTCCCACTCGACCGAGATGGGGCCCTCATAGCCTGCGGCGGACAGCGCCCGGAAGCAGTCCTCCCACGGCACGTCGCCGCGTCCGGTGGACACAAAGTCCCAGCCGCGTCGCGGGTCGCCCCAGGGCAGGTGCGAGCCGAGACGCCCGTTGCGCCCGTTGCCGATGCGCATCCGGGTGTCCTTGCAGTCCACGTGATAGATCCGGTCGGCAAAGTCGGTGATGAAGCCAACCACGTCGATGTCCTGCCACAGCATGTGACTCGGGTCCCAGTTGAGACCGAACGCCTCACGGTGCCCGATCGCCTCCAGCGTCTTCACCGTCGACCAGTAGTCGTAGGCGATCTCGCTCGGGTGCACCTCGTGGGCAAAGCGGACACCGCACTCGTCAAAGACGTCGAGGATCGGGTTCCACCGGTCCGCGAAGTCCTGGTAGCCAGCCTCGATGCGTTCGGCGGGCACCGGCGGGAACATGGCGACGTACTGCCAGATCGAGGAGCCGGTGAACCCGACGACCGTGTCGACCCCCATCTTCTGCGCGAGCTTGGCGGTCAGCTTCAGTTCCTCGGCGGCCCGCTGCCGCACGCCCTCAGGGTCACCGTTGCCCCACACCTTGGACCCGACGATCGACTGGTGGCTCTCGTCGATCGGATCGTCACAGACCGCCTGCCCCTTCAGGTGGTTCGAGATCGCCCAGCAGCCCAGGCCATGGCGCCGCAGGATCTCCAGCCGCCCCTCGACATACTCCTCGTCGTCCCAGCGCCAGGCGTCGAGGTGCTCACCGGAGACCGCGATCTCCAGTCCGTCATAGCCCCACTTCGCGGCCAGCTCGGCGACCTCCTCGAGCGACAGGTCGGCCCACTGTCCGGTGAAGAGGGTGAATCGGCGTGCCATGGTCTCTCCTTCGTCGTGCTGTGCTGCGGTGTGGTCAGTCTTGCTCAGTTGCCGGGTGCGGGGCTGGCTCAGTTGCCGGTCTCGGTGCGGGCACCGCCGCGCCCGTCGCTGGTCTCGATCGCGGCGAGCACGCGCTGCACCGCCAGGCCGTCCTCGAAGCTGGCCTGCACCGGGTCACCGGTCGCGATCGCCCGCAGGAAGTCGGCCGCCTGGGAGGTGAAGGTGTGGTCCCAGCCCAGCACGTGACCGGCCGGCCACCAGGCATCGACGTAAGGGTGCTCCGGCTCGGTCACCAATATCGTGGCGGCCCCCGCGGTGCGCGCGTCCGCGCCGGGGGTCTGGGTGAGGATCAGCTCGTTGAGCCGCTCGAGATCGAAACGCAGGGACCCGGTGGTGCCGTAGAGCTCGATGACCATGGCGTTCTTGCGACCCGTGGCCACACGGCTCACCTCCAGGCTCGCGACGACCCCGGACGCCGTATGCAGGGTGGCCCAGGCTGCGTCATCGACCGTGACTGCTTCGGTCCCGTTCGGGCCGGGGCGCTCCGAGACGAAGGTCCGCAGGGAGCCGCTGACCTCCGTGACGTGCTCACCGAGCAGGTAGTGCAGTTGGTCGACAGCATGCGACCCGAGGTCACCGAGCACACCAGAACCCGCGGACTCCTTGCGCAGCCGCCAGGTCATCGGCGCCTGTGGGTCGCTGAGCCAGTCCTGCAGATAGCTGAGCCGGACCTGCTGGATGCGCCCGATCCGTCCCTCCTGCACCAGCTCGCGGGCCAGCGCCAGCGCCGGCACCCTGCGGTAGTTGAAGCCCAGCATGGCGGTCCCGGGGGAGTCGGCCGCGGCAGCGACCAGCGCCTCGCACTCGGCCACAGAGTTGGCGAGCGGTTTCTCCACGAGCACGTGCTTGCCGGCGCGCAGCGCGGCCAGGGTCACCTCCGCGTGGAGGTGACCGGGGGTGCACACGTCGACGATGTCGATGTCATCGCGCTCCAGCACGTCACGCCAGTCGGTCGCAGTGCCTTCCCATCCCAGTTCGTCCGCCGCCTGCTGCACCCGAGAGCCGTCGCGCCCGACCAGGGTCGTCATGCGCGCCGCGGGCACGTCCGGATAGAAGGCAGAGACGTTGCGCCACGCGTTGGAGTGGGCCCTGCCCATGAAGGAGTAGCCGATCACCGCGACCCCCAGCGGCCGGTTGGTCTGCACGGGGGACTCAGAGGCGCTGGTGCTGGCGGCGGTGTCGCCCGTCGCGGTGGCGGTGGTGGTTGCGGTGGTCGCCCCAGTGGTCGAGGCATTGGTCGTCTGATCAGTCATGAGGATCCCCCTCGGTCGGCGCGGTCAGTGAGCGCAGGAAGGCCAGCCCGCTGCTCGCCAGGTCATCCTGGGTCGGGGCCAGCGGCCGCCAGATGGAGGCGGCGGTGGCGATGGAGGCGTTCTCCGCGGTGAAGCTCTCGATGTTGAGCGGACCGGCATAGCCGACCTCGTCAAGGGCGGCGATCAGGGCGGGCCAGTCGGTCTGGTCGTGGCCGGGCGCGCCGCGGTCGTTGCCGCAGACCTGCACGTGGACCAGGTGCTTGCCGGCCTGCCGGATCGCGTCGGCCGAGGAGCGCTCCTCGATGTTCAGGTGATAGGTGTCCAGGGCCAGCCCCACGCCCTGGCCCAGCAGGTCACCCAGCCCGGTCAGCGCCTGGTCGACGGTGTTGATCAGTGAGGTCTCATAGCGGTTCAGCGGCTCGATCCCGAGCTGCACCCCGGACGCCTGCGCGTGCTCAGCGACGGGCGCCAGGTTCTCGCGCCACTGCTCGTATGCCGTGGCGCGAGCCTGTGCCGACAGTCGCCACACGCGGCCAGTCGAGGAATAGAAGGGCCCGCACACGGCACTCGCGCCGATGCCCGAGGCGAGGTCGACGCACGAGCGCAGATAGTCCTGCGTCGTCCGGACCTGCGTCGCCTCAGCATCCACGAGGTCGCGGCCAGGTGCCATCGCACCCACGACATAAGGAGTCAGGCCGGTGTCGGCCAGCACGCGGGAGACGACGGGGACGGTCAGGTCGCCGACCGTCTCCAACGGCAATTCGACCGCGTCAAAGCCCATGTGGGCGATCTGGTCCAGCAGGGCGGGTAGCGCTGAGTCGGTCAGGGGCGAGGTCCAGACCCAGGTGTTGACGCCGATGGCTCGCAACGATGGCTCCTGTAGCACGAAGTGGTCCCGCGGGCCGTCGTCGGCGCGGTGAAAGGTCATGGGGACGTGACACGGTTGGTGCTGGTGCACCGGAGTGTCCCAGGGGACGTGACACTGGGGTTTCGATGCACCATTGTCACGTCCCCCAAGGACTCCTAGAGGTTGCCGGTCAGGGGATGACGCGCTCCTGCCAGACCTGCGGGTAACCGGGCAGGTCCTCGCCACCGAACTTGGCGTAGTGCCCGTCGGGCATGCCGTCGTTGGAGGTCAGGAAGTCGGCGCGCTCACCCTCGGTGATCGGGCTCTGCGGGAGCACCCACTCGGTCGGGATCTCCTCACCGGCGAAGATCTGCTCCACGGCCAGCAGCGGGGTGCGCCACTGGAAGTTGGAGTAGACCGGAGCCAGGCCGGTCAGGCCGGTGTCCTCCCACTTGCGCAGGAAGCTCATCTCGTCCTCACCGGTCATGACCGGGTAGTCCACGCCGGCGTCCTCGAAAGCCTCGATGGCGGCGACGGCACCGTCACCGGCGTCCATCCAGACACCCTGGACGTCACCCTTGGCCAGCTCGTCGCTGATGATCTTCTTGATCTCAGTCGGGTCGGCACCGGTGAAGTAGTCGACCGCGTCGATGCCGTTCTCGGCAAAGATCTTGTCGGCCGCGGCCCAGCGGTGCTCCAGGACGTCGACGCCGGGCAGGATGCGCAGCGCGACGACCTTGTCGCCCTCCTCGAGGTTGTCGACCAGGAACTCGGCGGTGTCGATGCCCCAGGCATAGCCACCGATCGGGTGGATGAAGGTCGTGGCGCAGTCGGTCTCGACGCCACGGTCAAAGACGACGACCGGCTTGCCGGTGTCACATGCCCGCTCGACCGCCGGTGTCATTGCGGCGGTGCTGTTGGGGGAGATGACGAAGGCGTCGCAGTTGCCCTCGGCGATGAAGTAGTCGATGTCGGCGATCTGGGTGTTGTCGTCATCCTGGGCGTCACGGGTCTCCATCTCGGAGATGACACCGGAGTCCTGTAGCACCTTCAGCTGCTCGTTCATCGTGATCCAGCCGGTCTGCCGCCACGGGTTGCCGATGGAGGCGTTGGAGAAGCACACCTTCTTGGCACCCTCGGAGGCGAACTCGGAGGTGTCGGTCATCGGGCCGTCGATGTACTGCAGGTGCGGCGCGGAGGCGTCGCCCTCGAAGGTGGCCGAGCGCTGCTCGTACTGCGTGTCGTAGACGGCCTGGTCGAACCAGTCGTCGGAGGAGCCCTCGTCGGCGGGCTCCTCATCGGTGGCCGTCTCGTCGTCGGCAGTCTCGTCGCCGGCGGGGTCTGCGGCGGACTCGGCCGCCGACGGGTCGTCGAGCGAGTCGTCGGTGGAACACGCGGCCAGCATGGCGAGCGCCGCCACGGCCGCCAGGGGGGCGGTCAGCATCTTTCTGCGCATCAGTTTTCTCCTGTGGTGGTGCCCGGGTCGGGCTGGTTGGGACCGGTGGAGTCCCCGGCTGGTGAGCCGGGAGTATGAGGGGTGGCCAGGTCAGCGGCCAGGGGCGCCGTCGCGCCGGGTTGGGCGGACGGGGTCGCAGCAGGTGGGGTGCGGTCTCGTCGGCGCGGCCGGAGGCTTCCTCGCCAGGCCTTCCCTGCGGCGGCGACGGCGACGATGATGATGAGTCCCTGCACGCTGTCCCGCCAGGTCGAGGCGACCCCGACGAAGTTCAGCAGGGTGAACAGCAGCTCCAGCGCAAAGGCGCCCGCGGCGGCCGACAGGACCCAGCCGCGCCCGCCGCCGAGGACGACCCCGCCGAGGACGACGGCCGTGATCGCGGTGAACTCATAGCCGCGGCCCACGGAGGGGTGCACCCCGGCATACCCGACCAGGATGATCCCGGCGACGGTCGCGGCCAGCGAGGACAGGATGAACGCGCGGGTCTTGACCCACCACACGGGTGCGCCGGCCAGGTGGGTGGCCTCCGGGTTGTCACCGGCGGCGATCAGGGTGCGGCCCCAGGGGCGACGCATCAGGATCACGGCGCCGACCGCGAGCACGAGCAGGATGATCGCGGGATAGGGGATGATCTCCAGGATCGGCACGTCCCGGATCCCGCCGCGGCCGATCTGCCGGAAGGCGTCGACCGGGTTGCCGGTCGCGGCACCTCCGGTCCAGTGCATGACCAGGCCGAGCAGGGCCAGCATCGTGCCGAGGGTGACGATGAAGCTGGGGACCCGCAGCAGGGTCGTGGCCAGGCCGTTGATCAGGCCCACCAGCGCACCGAGGCCGAACATCAGCAGCATGACGGGCAGGATCTTGGACTCGTCCTGACCGATGAGGTTGCCGGCGACGATCACCTGCAGCGTGACGACCGAGCCCATCGACAGGTCGAACTCGCCGGCGACGATCACGAAGTACTGACCCATGGCGGCGATCGCGATGGGCGCGGTCCGGCCGATGAAGCGGATGAGTGAGCCGGGCTCACCGAAGTTGGGGTTGGCCACGATCACCGCGGCGAGCAGCAGCCCGACCAGGATGAAGATGGCCCCGCCAGGGGTGCTGAGGGTGCGGGCCAGCCGCTGCAGTCGGTTGCCCTGGTGCGCGGGCAGCAGGACGCGAGCTGTGTCGTATGCCGTGGTGCCGGTGCTCATCGTGCCTCCTGCAGGGCCGCGTCGGTGAGCGACTGCTTCTCGAACCTGGCCGGACGCCGCCCTGCGGTGCGCCGGGCGTAGACCGCGACCGCGGCCACGATGACGATGCCGCGCACCACGTCCTTGAGGAAGGGGTTGACCTCCATGACGCCCATCACGTTGTCCATGACGGCGAAGATCGCCACGCCACCGAGGGTGCCCAGGATGTTGCCCTTGCCGCCGGCCAGGACCGTGCCGCCCAGGACGACCGCGGCGATCGACATGAGGTCGTAGCCACCCTGGGAGCCGATGGTGGGGCTGCCGACGCTGAGCCGGGCCAGCAGCAGCAGACCGGCCATGCCGGCGAGCACGGAGCACAGCACGTGGGCCAGGACCACCGGGGTGGCCGTGCGCAGGCCGGACATGCGG
Encoded here:
- a CDS encoding iron chaperone; protein product: MAGKRSEGADETAVRAYLEQSPPPGQDRYALIRSAVHAQLPPSRVSERLSYKMPTFFVDAKVLLHVGLWEEHLAIYPVPESGTDAALTEDLEPYRKGKGTLHFRYADDWPVELINRIVAAHIARRS
- a CDS encoding ABC transporter permease, with protein sequence MSTGTTAYDTARVLLPAHQGNRLQRLARTLSTPGGAIFILVGLLLAAVIVANPNFGEPGSLIRFIGRTAPIAIAAMGQYFVIVAGEFDLSMGSVVTLQVIVAGNLIGQDESKILPVMLLMFGLGALVGLINGLATTLLRVPSFIVTLGTMLALLGLVMHWTGGAATGNPVDAFRQIGRGGIRDVPILEIIPYPAIILLVLAVGAVILMRRPWGRTLIAAGDNPEATHLAGAPVWWVKTRAFILSSLAATVAGIILVGYAGVHPSVGRGYEFTAITAVVLGGVVLGGGRGWVLSAAAGAFALELLFTLLNFVGVASTWRDSVQGLIIIVAVAAAGKAWRGSLRPRRRDRTPPAATPSAQPGATAPLAADLATPHTPGSPAGDSTGPNQPDPGTTTGEN
- a CDS encoding sugar phosphate isomerase/epimerase family protein codes for the protein MARRFTLFTGQWADLSLEEVAELAAKWGYDGLEIAVSGEHLDAWRWDDEEYVEGRLEILRRHGLGCWAISNHLKGQAVCDDPIDESHQSIVGSKVWGNGDPEGVRQRAAEELKLTAKLAQKMGVDTVVGFTGSSIWQYVAMFPPVPAERIEAGYQDFADRWNPILDVFDECGVRFAHEVHPSEIAYDYWSTVKTLEAIGHREAFGLNWDPSHMLWQDIDVVGFITDFADRIYHVDCKDTRMRIGNGRNGRLGSHLPWGDPRRGWDFVSTGRGDVPWEDCFRALSAAGYEGPISVEWEDAGMDRLEGAPEALAFLKKFDYSPATASFDSAFSQD
- a CDS encoding sugar phosphate isomerase/epimerase family protein; translated protein: MTFHRADDGPRDHFVLQEPSLRAIGVNTWVWTSPLTDSALPALLDQIAHMGFDAVELPLETVGDLTVPVVSRVLADTGLTPYVVGAMAPGRDLVDAEATQVRTTQDYLRSCVDLASGIGASAVCGPFYSSTGRVWRLSAQARATAYEQWRENLAPVAEHAQASGVQLGIEPLNRYETSLINTVDQALTGLGDLLGQGVGLALDTYHLNIEERSSADAIRQAGKHLVHVQVCGNDRGAPGHDQTDWPALIAALDEVGYAGPLNIESFTAENASIATAASIWRPLAPTQDDLASSGLAFLRSLTAPTEGDPHD
- a CDS encoding substrate-binding domain-containing protein, which gives rise to MRRKMLTAPLAAVAALAMLAACSTDDSLDDPSAAESAADPAGDETADDETATDEEPADEGSSDDWFDQAVYDTQYEQRSATFEGDASAPHLQYIDGPMTDTSEFASEGAKKVCFSNASIGNPWRQTGWITMNEQLKVLQDSGVISEMETRDAQDDDNTQIADIDYFIAEGNCDAFVISPNSTAAMTPAVERACDTGKPVVVFDRGVETDCATTFIHPIGGYAWGIDTAEFLVDNLEEGDKVVALRILPGVDVLEHRWAAADKIFAENGIDAVDYFTGADPTEIKKIISDELAKGDVQGVWMDAGDGAVAAIEAFEDAGVDYPVMTGEDEMSFLRKWEDTGLTGLAPVYSNFQWRTPLLAVEQIFAGEEIPTEWVLPQSPITEGERADFLTSNDGMPDGHYAKFGGEDLPGYPQVWQERVIP
- a CDS encoding HNH endonuclease signature motif containing protein — encoded protein: MTVLERQLEQWFAACSGRCVGPARRENARYRRAGMRVITPRRDARFLVELSDSPSETPSSQGSSAEIPSAEILSAEIPCDEALTPPGIPEAGSITAESPTSAEDDAEMRLRQALADVGVASGLIDDLTKASLACAAVDAGSDPDVHEADGAAALTSAPDHKARAQEMLAAVEQVTVLSSRMDGVRLAATRQLTAQVTKMLLAEKGMTDPDEMSKTARKALLIQAKRSTRHEIEALTGWGSGDVTKLVGLANAPASVRGPVHQSLAKGEASWPVVRAYFRSTSAMEHEDGAAIANGLFGDDPDESVTERLTREGEFVGGPWRAKEFYRALEREVHKIKNQDPEGAKKAKARAKAGADVRVNIDLEGTAEILIGTRPAHATAAADRIERAARAARKAGDKRTLRELRVAVAMSLLLHGTLDFDGISDDPNTLTVEQSDQLTKILYALPAANLQVIVPFGAIFGDTLPGMGSTGSPLGSHGVNDAPDVAADLGGEVTTGLVGGPAAAPPGPAEPSTPGTRGDPCPTPPASQGRTPPASQGRTPPASQGRTPPASQGRTPPASQDSVRPNAVGEVIGKRPTFLSSSELWELMLTPGSAFYRLLVDPVTGRCVEKSAKGYRFTAAQREQIMAADGFCRAPGCLQPAWLCQIDHVQEYGTPGGDTSEANAQSVNDQHHNLKTMKLWDAVINKHRDVTWTTLLGRIYTTKAHDYTQYTKLLTAATQFVNAPEGPDTTTGVAPDRTDRQAGVCAGQEESRTRDDCADQDRADRADRVGEAIYRALSYRFAGEELLRDDDWSEDEAAFYGWPLITLTHRNANGRRVFEPDPATLAEARRTRSAASEGEGPPTDRDAALLDGIDLSQAVDLSTIDESRPAATAPEMAASDPFGPSDSFGPSRFPVWDTTDDSEPPF
- a CDS encoding Gfo/Idh/MocA family protein, translating into MTDQTTNASTTGATTATTTATATGDTAASTSASESPVQTNRPLGVAVIGYSFMGRAHSNAWRNVSAFYPDVPAARMTTLVGRDGSRVQQAADELGWEGTATDWRDVLERDDIDIVDVCTPGHLHAEVTLAALRAGKHVLVEKPLANSVAECEALVAAAADSPGTAMLGFNYRRVPALALARELVQEGRIGRIQQVRLSYLQDWLSDPQAPMTWRLRKESAGSGVLGDLGSHAVDQLHYLLGEHVTEVSGSLRTFVSERPGPNGTEAVTVDDAAWATLHTASGVVASLEVSRVATGRKNAMVIELYGTTGSLRFDLERLNELILTQTPGADARTAGAATILVTEPEHPYVDAWWPAGHVLGWDHTFTSQAADFLRAIATGDPVQASFEDGLAVQRVLAAIETSDGRGGARTETGN